In the Primulina eburnea isolate SZY01 chromosome 15, ASM2296580v1, whole genome shotgun sequence genome, TGATTACATCCTTACATGGGTTCATTCGACCTGCGGGCACTGCCCGCAAGGTCGATCCAACGGCTCGGATTTTCCCgagtcaattttttattttatttttttacatggAGGTGGCCCcggatcactcatgtggagtgatCCGGGCCGCAAGGTGAACAGAACCCCTTACATGTAGGGACACTACCTTCATGATAGAATCAAGGGTTTAAATTTAACCACACATACATGgggtccactaatttttttaaaatcatatatGTGTGAATCTTATCCATCCAAACCATGTGAGGGCAGTACCCCCACATATAGCATCGACTTAACCCAAAACACCTGTGCATTCATGATGGGAACAGCTCCGGGGTGATCTACAAAGAATTGTTTATCCTCTCGGAGATCTTAAAGGAGACAAGTCATGGTCATTAGCCATGAATACCAACCGAATGTAAATGTAAAAGTTTGAGTAGCTTAATTTGCgatcatatatttttttgaaaatttatttgTGATAATATCTAAAAATGAATTTTCAAACTAATTTGTAATTAACTTTATAATTATCACTTTAAATTTATGCCCATGTTAATTTGGTTTTTATTGACAagattcataacaatttcataagattatgtctcttgtgagacggtctctgtgagacgggtcaacctttccgatattcacaataaaagtaatactcttaaataaaaaataatattttttcatggataactcaatatgtctcacaaaatacgacctatgagaccgtctcacacaaatttttgtcaattCACAAAACATATCCACATTTTGAAACAAAagatgtatatgtatgtatatatatatcgtcTGACCTTATTTGAAAGACGGTTTCACATGTCTACGTTAGTGAGATATATTGATCTGATTTATatctacaataaaaattaatatttttaacatataaaaatatatatgttgcaAAATTAACTGAcagtttgacttgagtttgtgTCTTGGAGCAACAGTCAACATGCAAATGGATTGAAGACCTAAAATCCATCAACATTTAAATAAAGTTTGCTCcattaaatcaaacacaaaACTCGCTCTCATTTCCAAAAATAGCCTACGTCACCCGACTCATCCTCCCCGCCATTATATGTACCCTCGACATTCTTTATTTACCTTTCTTTGTGCATGGATTCTTCTACACATCTCCCGCCCCACCCCACCTCTCCTCTGCATAGAGAGAGCGAGGGAAGAGCTTAATTCATCCAAGCTCATCAAAGATATTTGCTATTCAAATAGATGGTTCAGGTCAAAAGGATACTCTTGTTTGCCTTCTTTTCTGTGCTGGTGGCCAATGTCTACAGTCACAAGAAGAAGGGGGGGCCCGTCGTCACTTATGACGGGCGCTCGATGATCATAAATGGGAGCCGGGAGTTGCTGTTTTCGGGTTCGATTCATTATCCGCGTAGCACTCCCGAGGTATGCATTTGTGATTACATAATTTCAttgtatgtgattttatatATGGAAACAAGTTGGGCATAGAATATTGAAGATTTGATCGTATATGTGTGTATATGTTGTTGCATTGTGTCTAGATGTGGACTGATCTGATACTCAAGGCTAAAGAAGGTGGGCTGAACCTGATACAGACGTATGTGTTCTGGAACATTCATGAGCCTGTTCAAGGACAGGTGATTTAGATTAAAATCACACCATTTTTGTGGTTTAAAAAATGGTGGAATTCTTGATTAGTTTAAGGTTCTTTTTCAGGAATCTCGCGTTTGCGATGTTCATATTCTTGTTTCTTGATGTTGCAGTTCAATTTTGAAGGGAACTATGACGTGGTGAAGTTCATCAAATTGATTTGGGAGCATGGGTTGTGGGTAACCCTCAGGGTTGGACCCTATGTTGAGGCCGAATGGAACATGGGGTACTGATTATTTCAACAAATGATAACCTcaaattattcatttttttcaaaaaaaattatatttgattCTTCTTCGAACACAGAGGATTTCCATACTGGCTAAAAGAGGTTCCCAACATCACATTTCGCTCCTATAATGAACCTTTTATGGTAACTATTCGAGCATAGCGGACTTGTAAGTTTCGTCTTCGTTTATCCTTAGAATATGACTTATGATTTTAAAGTGCAGTTCCACATGAAGCAGTACACAGAAATGGTCCTTAACTTGATGAAAAAAGAGAAACTCTTTGCTGATCAAGGAGGTCCTATTATCATGGCACAAGTATGGTTCCTTATTTACTATCAAATAAAATTTACTCCAAGGATTGAATAAATATAACTAATTCACCGTTTCATTACAATGCAGATCGAAAACGAGTACAACAACGTCCAGCTAGCATATAAGGAGGCAGGGTTAAAATATGTCAAATGGGCTGCAGATATGGCTGTTGGTTTATACAATGGTGTCCCCTGGGTCATGTGCAAGCAAAGGGATGCCCCCCAAACAGTGGTATGTTTCTGCTAGAATTTTTATCCTTTTTCGACCCCTTCTTTTTTGTGTTTAATGGAGCATTAATTTAGTACCATTGGTTCTTTGTTTCTATGATGTTGTTCTTTTGTTTCTTCAGATTAGTACTTGCAATGGAAGACAGTGTGGAGACACATTCCCTGGTCCAAATGGCCCTGACAAGCCTTCACTCTGGACTGAGAACTGGACTGCACAGTAAGTTGTTGAAGCCTTAGACAAGATCAAATCGATCATCGTCGAAGCCTTATGATTCAGTAAGAACAATTTTGGTTTTCAGATATAGAGTATTTGGAGATTCTCCATCCATGCGAGCAGCGGAAGATATAGCATATTCCGTTGCTCGGTTTTTCGCAAGGAATGGTACCCTCAACAACTACTATATGGTATGGATATTATCATGTGATATCAAATTccgaaactaaattaaattaaatttttattcttttttgaaTAAAATCTTGATGCTGAACCTCTTGTAACTTTTCCTAGTACCATGGTGGAACGAATTTCGGCAGAACTAGTTCATCTTTCGTTACCACTCGTTATTACGATGAAGCTCCACTGGATGAATATGGTAATCAGACAGAGAGTTTACTAAAAAGTGAACTGATTTAAGAAAGCAGATCGCTTAAtttgtttatctgtttataGGTTTGAAGAGGGAGCCTAAATTTGGTCATCTGAGAGACATGCACAGGGCTTTCAGATTGAGCAAAAAGCCTTTGCTTTGGGGAACTCAACATGTTCAAAAAATCACCCCGAATCTCGAGGTAAAAAAACTTGAGACACGACATGCCAATTTGCGTCAGATCATTGATTTACCCACCCATTTCTCTTTTAAGATCACCACTTACGAGAAGGCGGGGACGAACATTTGTGCTGCGTTCTTGACTAATAACCACACTAAGCATCTGCAACAATCAGCTTCAGGGGTGTGGACTATTACCTACCTGCTAAATCCATCAGCATCCTCCCTGATTGCAAGACTGTAGTTTTCAACACTCAAACGGTAAAAGAAACTTGAATGTTTTTGTGCTCTTAGCTGTGAAAGGTTTAATTGCAGGACTCCTGATTCTTCTCTTTGCATACATCCGCAGGTTGTTGCACAACATAGTTCAAGAAATTTCCACGCATCAAAGAAAGCAAAGGTCACAAAATGGGAGATGTACAAGGAAAGCATTCCTAGTATCAAGGACTTGGAAGTAAAGAGCAAGACGCCTAAGGAACTGTATGGCTTCACAAGAGATACATCAGATTATGCTTGGTACAGCACCAGGTACGCACACATAAAAAGGACAGAAGGAAATGAATGTATGCTTTTATTTTAGAAGAAAAGGAGATGATctttattgttgatattgtgTAGAATCTCGTTTGAAAGGCGTGACTTGCCAATGCGTGCTGATATCCTTCCAGTCCTTCAGATTGCAAGTCTTGGACATGCTTTGCTTGCGTTTGTCAATGGGGAATACATTGGTATTTTAATGATAAATCTGTAGTCATCAAAAACTTTTGCTGAAAATGAAAGTTCTTTCATCTATAAGGATTTCTTTATTGTTTTTCCAGGATTCGGGCATGGAAGCAACATTGAAAAGAGCCATGTTTTAAGCAAGCCAATAAACTTGAAGCCTGGAGTTAACGATATCACATTGTTGGCAATGACAGTTGGTTTCCCTGTAAGTTACTTGTTACATGGTCCACATTGgctttacaaataaatataaagtGATCTGATAAAACCAGTTTTTTGGGTTTCGACCCTTCTATCGGGACTGGTGGCATAACATTAATAGTTTAATACATGTGTTCATTATTGACACGGTAGAATAACGACATGCGCAAGAACTATTATCAAATGACTCAAATCAGTATTGACAATATGATCATATTTGCATCAGAGACTGAATCAAGATATGTTCATTGAAAATGAGCTGTTGTGGATGTTGGTCTTTTAAGTTGTCGGAAAAATTACCTGTCTTCCATTTAATTCACTGATAGCTATGGGCTGACTAGTTAACATAATGACTTTTTCCATCAAATAA is a window encoding:
- the LOC140815209 gene encoding LOW QUALITY PROTEIN: beta-galactosidase 13-like (The sequence of the model RefSeq protein was modified relative to this genomic sequence to represent the inferred CDS: inserted 1 base in 1 codon; deleted 1 base in 1 codon); protein product: MVQVKRILLFAFFSVLVANVYSHKKKGGPVVTYDGRSMIINGSRELLFSGSIHYPRSTPEMWTDLILKAKEGGLNLIQTYVFWNIHEPVQGQFNFEGNYDVVKFIKLIWEHGLWVTLRVGPYVEAEWNMGGFPYWLKEVPNITFRSYNEPFMFHMKQYTEMVLNLMKKEKLFADQGGPIIMAQIENEYNNVQLAYKEAGLKYVKWAADMAVGLYNGVPWVMCKQRDAPQTVISTCNGRQCGDTFPGPNGPDKPSLWTENWTAQYRVFGDSPSMRAAEDIAYSVARFFARNGTLNNYYMYHGGTNFGRTSSSFVTTRYYDEAPLDEYGLKREPKFGHLRDMHRAFRLSKKPLLWGTQHVQKITPNLEITTYEKAGTNICAAFLTNNHTXASATISFRGVDYYLPAKSISILPDCKTVVFNTQTVVAQHSSRNFHASKKAKVTKWEMYKESIPSIKDLEVKSKTPKELYGFTRDTSDYAWYSTRISFERRDLPMRADILPVLQIASLGHALLAFVNGEYIGFGHGSNIEKSHVLSKPINLKPGVNDITLLAMTVGFPNSGAYMERRFAGPRAVALQGLMSGTLDITMNHWGQQVGVAGERLQLYTEEGSSKVQWVPSNGPGGAVTWYKGYFNAPEGTSPVAIRMTSMAKGMIWVNGQSIGRYWVSYLSAIDKPTQEEYHIPRSYLKPKGNLLVIFEETGGIPEKIEILTVNRDTICSVITEYHPPHIKTWERKNNQFRAVVDPVKAAHLVCPDKKVISAVEFVSFGETEGACGAFIPGKCDSSKAQKVVEEQCLGKTECTIPFEREMLVDADKDSCPDIAKTLAIQVRCAHSQKNSA